The nucleotide sequence GAGGCGGTTCGATATCCGAATGGTCTGTGTGAGTCAATTAATGTTCATTGCGTTGCGTGTGTCACCTTGTTAAAGCAGATCATTCACTTTGCAGCCGATCAAAACGCCGGGTTTTTGTTAAGTCTTCCAGATGTTTTGAAAAGCATCTCACGGGTCCGGCCTGAATGCGCGCAATCTTTTGCGCCTTAGGCGCGTTTGCTATTCAGAGCGGGCTTTCGGCCCGCCCTGAAACTTGCTAATTCAGCGATTACTGCCTTGACAAATCAAAGCCTTAACATCAAAATAGCGCCTTCCTGTAAAGGAGCACGCTGGGACATCGCCAAGTTGGTAAGGCACGGGGTTTTGATCTCCGCATCCGTAGGTTCGAGTCCTACTGTCCCAGCCACTTGACGAAAGGCGACCTCATGTCAGACATGATCCTCTTCACGGGCAATGCCAACCCCGAGCTCGCTGAAAAAATCGCGCAACGCTTAAACACGCAGCTCGGTAAAGCCGAGGTGAATCGCTTTAGCGACGGCGAGATTTCTGTCACGATCAAAGAAAATGTGCGCGGTTCTCATGCGTATATTATTCAATCGACCAGCGCGCCGGCGAATGAAAACTTGATGGAGTTGGTCATTATGGCCGATGCCTTGCGCCGCTCTTCAGTGAAAAGTATTACAGCGGTGGTGCCTTATTATGGTTACGCCCGCCAAGATCGCCGTGTGCGTTCAGCCCGTGTGCCGATCACCGCGCGCGTGGTGGCCGACATGATGGCTTCTGTGGGAATCGGCCGCTTAATGACGGTGGATTTACACGCCGACCAAATTCAGGGCTTTTTTTACAGCCCGGTAGATAACGTCTACACCACGCCATTAATGTTGCAAGACATTAAAGCTCGCTACCCAGATTTAGATAAGTTGATGATCGTTTCACCCGATGTCGGTGGCGTGTTACGCGCGCGGGCCTTGGCGAAACAATTGCCGGGCTCCGATTTGGCGATTATCGACAAGCGCCGCGAAAAAGCGAATGAATCCGAAGTCATGCACATTATTGGTGATGTTGCCGGTGCGAACTGCATTATTGTCGATGATATTATTGATACAGCCGGCACCATGGTCAAAGCTGCGCAAGCCTTGAAAGAGTCCGGTGCGAACAGTGTGGTGGCCTATGCCACGCATCCTGTGTTGTCTGGCCCCGCGATTGAGCGTGTGGCCGGCAGTTGTTTGGATGAGTTGGTGGTCACCGATACCATCGCGCTCACGGCTGAGGCTCAAGCGTGTTCAAAAATCCGCCAAATTAGCATTGCCTCAACCTTAGCGGAGTCCATTCGCCGCGTGAGTGGCTCGGAATCGTTGAGCTCTTTATTTTCGTAGCCACCGTCTTGGATAACCCGGGAGAAATCAAACCCGAATTATCGCCCGTCTTCGCATTCGCTACGACGAGGCTCAATCCAGGCACATTTTATGGCTAATTGAGAGCGAACGACGGTGAGCGCGGCAATCTTTTGAATTAACCTGGAGATTGCCGCGTCGCTACGCTCCTCGCAAAGACGGTTGCTACATGCACGAACAAGCAAGGAGCNNNNNNNNNNGCACAAGCACGCCTTCCTATCTTTTTTATAAATTTCCTTTGGCGATTACCCATTCTGTGGTTATAATGACCGCCTTTTGAGCCAACCCACAGACGAAGTGGAGTAAGAACAATGTCAGAACTTGTACAATTAGAAGCCCAAACGCGGGATACACACGGTAAAGCCCAAGCACGTCGCATGCGTCGTGAAGACGGCAGGGTGCCAGGTGTTGTTTACGGTGCGAAAAAAGCGCCTGTCAGCATCAGCTTGCCGCACAACAAAGTGGTCAAAGCGCTTGAGCATGAATCCTTTTATTCACAAGTATTGGATTTGAAAATCGACGGCAACACTGAAAAAGTTGTGCTAAAAGATTTACAACGCCATCCCTATAAGTCTGTGATTTTGCACATGGATTTCATGCGCGTCGACGCAAACTCGAAGTTGACGATGACAGTGCCGTTGCACTTCATCAATGAAGAAGCCGCGGTGGGTGTGAAACAAGGCGGCGGTGTGATTTCACACAACCTGACCGAAGTTGAAGTCATCTGCTTGCCAGCGGACTTGCCTGAGTATATCGAAGTGGATATGGCGGCCATTGGGCTAGACCAAACCTTGCATTTGTCAGACATTCAATTGCCAAAAGGTGTTGAGATCGTTGCGTTAACACACGGCGATGATCACGACTATGCCGTAGTCGGTATCAGTGCACCAAGAGCGCAAGAAGAGATTCCTGACGGCGCGCCACAAGCCGGTGAAACTGAAGTACTTGGCGAAAAATCTGGCGACGGTGAATAATACTGCCGATATCCGAATGATTGTGGGCTTGGGCAACCCAGGCTCACAATATGAAAACACTCGCCACAATATTGGTTTTACCTTTGTCGATGAGCTTGCCAGAATCCACGGCGGCCAATTCAAACTTGAGAAAAAATTCAAAGCTTACGTGGGCAAAGTGCCTATCGATGGTCGTGAAATCATTCTACTCAAGCCCGATACCTTTATGAATTTAAGTGGCGACGCTGTGCAAAAGGCCTGCCATTTCTATAAATTTAAACCTGAGAATCTTTTGATTGTCCATGACGAGCTTGACTTGCCAGTGGGTGAGGGTAAGTGGAAATTCGATGGCGGTCACGGTGGTCACAATGGCCTTCGTGATATCACAGCCAAGCTTGCCAGTGCGGCGTTTTACCGTTTGCGCTTAGGCATTGGTCACCCCGGTCAGGCGCATTTGGTGTCTCACTATGTGCTGTCCAAACCTCAAAAAGAAGAAGCTATCGCGTATGATGCTTGCATCAGCGCGGCACTTCACAGTCTTTCTTATCTGCTAGAAGGCGATCTTCTGCGCGCGATGAATGCGTTTAATTGAGGGCGCTAATCTCTACGCAAAATGCTCAAAAGTTCATCTTGAAAATCACGCGCAGCTTGCACGCTGCCCGTGATGCCATTAACCATAATGGAAAATACCAGCGTCTGGCCGTTAATCGTTTTAATGTAGCCTGATAGCGTTGAGATACCGGTCATTGAGCCGGTTTTGGCTTCTACGCTGTTTTTCATATCAGGGCTTCGCATGCGTCGCCATAATGTGCCGTCTGTACCGGCTTCGGGCAAGCTTTCGATAAAATCTTTACGCAGGGCTTTGTCTTGATTGACGACGTATAGAAGCCGTGTGATTTGCAAGGGCGTGAGTAAGTCGTAGCGCGAGGCGCCTGCGCCATCACGCAAGCTGGCACGTTGGAAGTTAATGCCCGTTTTGTCATGCAAAACATTTTCGATTTCATCGGTGCCGAGCAAAAAGGTGCCTTGGCCGTATTCCTCGGCGCCCAAGGTTTTGGTGAGGCTTTCGGCGTAAATATTATTCGAGTCTTTCATCATGGTGATGATCAAGGTTTTAAGCTTGGCCGATTGTTTTTCACTCACCACGTTCAAGCCTTTGGGCGCTTTGCCGGTTTTAATGCTGCCGGTTAATTGAACATGATTTTCGACGAGCGCTTTGCGGATGATGCGCTCGGCGAACAAGGCCGGGTTTCGAAGCGCGAGCTTTAAGCCTTTGGGTTTATCATCGATGGGCCAGCAGCCGGTTAATTGATAGGTATTGTCATGGCTCACGTTAACAACCAAAGAGCAGTAGCGCATAGACTGTGCAAAAGTCACTGTTTTAATGTGGCTAGGCAGTTGACTAGTGTAGGCGCGGCCAATCGGGCTCGTGTAAACTTTTGCCGGTTTGTCTAAGGTTTTGTTCGGCACAATTTGGAAATACAGCGCATTTTGATTAATGAGGATAGCGCTAATGGGCGCCGTGTAATACCACACATGATCTTCGTACGATGAGCCGGGTGCATAGTCGGGCCGTGAAAAGCGTGAGTCGTCTAAAATAATGTTCCCACGAATTCTGTCAATATTGTGGCGCTTAAGTTCGGCAATAAAATGCTGTACGTCTTCTAGCGTGAGCGTGGGGTCACCGGAAAAAATAATATACGCATCACCGTTTAAAGTGTGCCCGCTGATATGCCGCTTGTTCAGCATTAAGCGTGTGCTGTAGTGATAATTGGGGCCAAGGCGATACAAAGCCGCGGCTGCCGTGAGCAGTTTCACATTGCTGGCCGGTGCAAACGTTTGGTAGGCATTGTGTTCGTAAATAATTTTGCCGTTGTCGGCGCTCATGACAGCCACACCAATATGTACTTCGGGTAGACTGTGTTTGATCAGCGTGTTGATTTGTGCGCTAGGGTTTGCGCAGAACACGGCGGCGCTAGCAACAATTGGCCCGAGTAAACTCAGGCCAATGAATCGTTGCACGGTCCTTTTAAGGCGCATTATTTCTTCTTGCGCGCCGTGGTTTTTTTAGTGGTTTTTTTTGCTGTTGATTTCTTTGCCGTCGTTTTCTTGGCGGGGGCTTTCTTAGCTTTTAGCTTTTTAGCATAGTCTTTTTCAAACTCAGCCATGGCTTTTTCCATGTAGGCTTCCATGGCGTTGCCTTTGGCATCCATGTCTTCCAGTGCGTCGATATAGCCGGCGCTATACACTTCTTCAAGTGCCTCGTTCAGGTGGTGATCTAGCGCATCTTTCTGTTCTTTAAGTTGCGTTTTTAACGTTTTGTTGTCTTCACGTAATTTTGCGACTTGCTCACGTAGACGAGTCACTTGTGTGTTAGCGGTTTTTTTTGCTGGCATGGTATAGCTCCTAAATAATGTGGCCTCATTGTGCCGATGTCTCGTTGAAAACACAAGGTCAAATGAAGCAAGTGCGTCAGTGACCCAGCAAGAGCCCCTAAACCGTATACCGCGGTTTATTGGGTCGCAGGGTGAAGAAAATGAAAAAGAGAATCAAGGCCAACACGGACTGCGATGCAAACATCACTGGCATGTCGAAGATGGCATTTTTGTGAATAATACTCAAAATGCCGGTGCTGAGTGAGGCGATACCCATTTGGAAAAAACCCATCATGGCAGAGGCCGCGCCGGTGACGTGTTCAAAGGGTAGTAGCGCATCGGCGGTGGATAGCGGAATCACAAAGGCGATGCCGGCAAACACGATCATCACGGGAATCACGGTGATCAGTAACGATTTATTCATTAAGCCTGCTAGAGCGAAAATACCTAAAATACCCGAGCCCACGCACATCAGCACAATGCCTGCGAGCACAAGATTGTTTTCTTTAAAGCGGCCGGTGAGAAAATTACAGCAGGCCGCACCAATCACAAAGCCGATTAAGACGCCCACGGCGATGATTAAAATCGCGATGGATGACATGTGCAACACATCCACCACCAAATTGGGTGCCGCAATCAAGGCATCGTACACAATCCCGATGGCCAAGCCCATGATCAGCAAGTGCGGTAAATAGTATGGATCTAGCATGAGCGAGCCATAATGTTTGAGCATCAATATCGGGTTGAGCGCGTTTTTGTCTTTGTGATGATTTGTTTCGGGTAAAAAGAAAATTAAACTGATAAATAGCAGTAGCGATAAGATCACAAGCACCAGAAAGTTGGCGTGCCAGCCAAACCGCGCATCCACAAAGCTGCCGACGATGGGGCCGAGCGCTGGTGCAATCGCAAAGGCGCCGTAGACTTTAGCAAACACATGACCCCGCTCACTTTCGGGGTAAGCGTCTCGGATACAGGCGCTGGCAATGACGCCGCCGGCGCAAGAGCCAATGGCTTGCACAAAACGCCCGGCAATCAGCTGCCAGATGCTAAACGAAAATAAACACACCAATGAGCCAATCACAAAAACCATGGCGCCCGAGAGCATAATCGGCTTGCGGCCAAAACGGTCAGACACTGGCCCGTAAAAGAGTTGGCTAATGGCATAACCTAATAGATAAGATGTCATGGTCAGCTGCACCAGGGAATAGTGCACGCCAAGTGAGTGGGCAATGCGTGGCAGCGAAGGCGTGTATTCTGTGTCACCAAACGGGCCAACCGAAACCATAAACACGAGAATGAGAATCGATGGCACCGCGCCTTTGACTTTATTAATCAACTTCTTGTCCCTGTCGTCAACGAGGCATTCAGTGTAACCAGTCTTGTCCAAGGCGGTCAAGGCGCCGATGAGAAAACGGGCGGCTAAAAAGCCGCTCGCATGAGATTAGAATAAGTAGCGGATACCGATATCTAAAAGATTGTTTTGGTAATAACCTTCCACTTTTTGACCTTCGTATTTTGATTCGATCTTCGCTGTACCAATGTGGCGGAACTCGCCGAAGACGGACACATTGTGCTTCACGTTGTAGCTCAAGCCCAAAATGCCCTGGTAGGCGAAGGCGGTATCAGTGTGATCGTAGTTGCCATCGTAGTGGTAGTCCGTGCTCACTCTTGCAGCACCCAAGCCTAGGCCGAAATAAGGTGTTAAAGCCGTACCCGTTGTGATGTCGTAGTAGCCATTTAACATGTAAGTCCAAGCGCTGGCATGACCACCGTTTAGTTGGCCATTGTTAGTGCTAGTGACTTTGTCGGTGCTATTTCGCAAATAGGTCACTGCAAATGCTGTACGCCAGTGTTGTGTGAAGCGGTAACCTGCGGCTAACTGGGCGTTCCAGCCAAGTTTGTAGCTTGCATCACCACCGATGCCTGCAGTTTGATCATATAGGTACTGATCTTGTAGATAGTTTCCACCGGCCATGGCTTCTGCATAAAAACCGTGCTGATTTGCTTGGCCTGCGTTACCGGCTACGGCCGTAGCGCCTGCTAAACCCAAGGCTAAAGCGCCTGCTAACGTGATGACTTTTTCCATTTACCTCTCCTTCCTGTATTGAATGGTAAAAAACGCTCATGACGATAGCTTTATCCTTGACGTTTTGCAAGCAGCGAAAACTTTACGGTCTGCTGTGATGTCCGTATAATGCCGCCCGAATCTATGACGAAGAGGCGCACATGGACAGACAAGCACCCGTGATCACTATCGACGGCCCAAGCGGTGTGGGCAAAGGCACCACCAGTCTATTGCTCGCAGATAAGCTCGCTTGGCATTTGCTTGATAGTGGGGCGTTGTACCGTGTGGTCGCGCTGGCCGCGACAAAGCGTGGCGTGTCCCTAGACGATGAGGCCACTTTGGCGGTATTAGCTGAACATTTGGATGTGCAGTTTAAGGCCAAGCAAGGCCAGTCGGCCCGTATTATTTTTGAAGGCAACGATGTGACCGACCAGGTTCGCACCGAGAAACAAGGTAACCTGGCATCCAAGGTGGCTAAATTGCCAGAAGTTCGCAAGGGGCTGTTTGCTCGCCAAAAAGCGTTTCAATCCCTGCCCGGTCTGATTGCCGAAGGTCGTGATATGGGCACCACCATTTTCCCCGATGCGGCCTTAAAGATATTCTTAACGGCAAGCGCTGAAGAGCGCGCCAATCGGCGCTTTGGGCAGTTGAAGGACAAGGGAATCAGTGTTAAACTCGCCGACCTTATCGCTGAAATTGCAGAACGCGATGAGCGAGATAGAACGCGAAGTGTCGCGCCGCTGATACCGGCCGAGGACGCGGTGGTGATCGATACCACCTGCCTCAACATCTCCGATGTGCTGTCTCGGGTAATAGTGGAAGTCAGGCGTTGCGGGCTTATAGCCTAAATCGTTTGGCCGTGTTTAATCATCTAACCTGAGTAAACCACTTTTTTGTATTGCCGTCATTGCGAGCGAACGGTAGTGAGCGCGGCAATCTGGCAAAAAAGAAACTCAGTTAAAAGGTAATATATAAATGAGTGAAAATTTCCAACAACTATTTGAACAAAGTGCCGCGTATAAACACATGCGCTCTGGCGATATCGTGGCCGGTACTGTTGTGGGTATGGAAAAAGATTTTGTGATCGTTAACGTCGGTTTGAAATCAGACGGTGCGATCCCTGTGGCGCAGTTTGAAGACCACCAAGGTCAGACTGATGTGAACGTTGGCGACGTGGTTGATGTCTATGTTGAAACCATCGAAGACGGTTTTGGTGAAACGCGTCTATCGTACGAAAAAGCGAAACGTGCCGCGTCATGGATTGAACTTGAAAAAAGCATGGAAGACAGACAAACCGTCATCGGTCACATCACAGGCAAAGTCAAAGGTGGCTTTATTGTGGATGTGAAAGGCGTGCGCGCTTTCCTACCGGGTTCTTTGGTCGATGTGCGCCCTATGCGCGATACGTCTTATTTAGAAGGCAAAGAAATCGACTTCAAAGTTATTAAAATGGACAAAAAACGCAGTAACGTCGTGGTATCACGTCGTGCGGTGGTCGAAGAAGAGCAGAGCGGCGATCGTAAAGCCTTGCTTGAAAACCTTCAAGATGGCCAAGTGGTTAAAGGTATCGTGAAGAACTTGACCGATTACGGTGTGTTCGTGGACCTTGGCGGGGTTGATGGTCTATTGCATATCACTGACATGTCTTGGAAGCGTATCAAGCATCCAAGTGAAATGGTGAAAATGGGCGACGAAATCGATGTGAAAGTGCTTCACTTTGATCGCGATAAAGGCCGTGTATCACTCGGTATGAAACAAATGGGCGACGATCCTTGGGTCGATGTTGCTGGCCGCTTCCCAGTGGGCACGCGATTGACTGGTCGTGTG is from Gammaproteobacteria bacterium CG11_big_fil_rev_8_21_14_0_20_46_22 and encodes:
- a CDS encoding aminoacyl-tRNA hydrolase, with the translated sequence MIVGLGNPGSQYENTRHNIGFTFVDELARIHGGQFKLEKKFKAYVGKVPIDGREIILLKPDTFMNLSGDAVQKACHFYKFKPENLLIVHDELDLPVGEGKWKFDGGHGGHNGLRDITAKLASAAFYRLRLGIGHPGQAHLVSHYVLSKPQKEEAIAYDACISAALHSLSYLLEGDLLRAMNAFN
- a CDS encoding 30S ribosomal protein S1 yields the protein MSENFQQLFEQSAAYKHMRSGDIVAGTVVGMEKDFVIVNVGLKSDGAIPVAQFEDHQGQTDVNVGDVVDVYVETIEDGFGETRLSYEKAKRAASWIELEKSMEDRQTVIGHITGKVKGGFIVDVKGVRAFLPGSLVDVRPMRDTSYLEGKEIDFKVIKMDKKRSNVVVSRRAVVEEEQSGDRKALLENLQDGQVVKGIVKNLTDYGVFVDLGGVDGLLHITDMSWKRIKHPSEMVKMGDEIDVKVLHFDRDKGRVSLGMKQMGDDPWVDVAGRFPVGTRLTGRVTNITDYGCFVEIENGVEGLVHMSEMDWTNKNIHPSKVVALGEEKAVMVLEIDETRRRISLGMKQCQDNPWESFAKSFKEGDKVKGSIKSITDFGIFIGLDGQIDGLIHLSDISWSESGEAAVRNFSKGQEVEAMVLGIDPERERISLGIKQLDHDVFSQYVNDNPVDSKVSGKVLAVSEAGDLDIELADGLSAQLTVAEMTKDAIGKYAEGDKIEVRIANADKRSRHIELSLKAKAARKAAPKAAANTTLGDLIKAKMEDREEGDA
- a CDS encoding ribose-phosphate pyrophosphokinase (catalyzes the formation of 5-phospho-alpha-D-ribose 1-phosphate from D-ribose 5-phosphate and ATP) codes for the protein MSDMILFTGNANPELAEKIAQRLNTQLGKAEVNRFSDGEISVTIKENVRGSHAYIIQSTSAPANENLMELVIMADALRRSSVKSITAVVPYYGYARQDRRVRSARVPITARVVADMMASVGIGRLMTVDLHADQIQGFFYSPVDNVYTTPLMLQDIKARYPDLDKLMIVSPDVGGVLRARALAKQLPGSDLAIIDKRREKANESEVMHIIGDVAGANCIIVDDIIDTAGTMVKAAQALKESGANSVVAYATHPVLSGPAIERVAGSCLDELVVTDTIALTAEAQACSKIRQISIASTLAESIRRVSGSESLSSLFS
- the dacB gene encoding D-alanyl-D-alanine carboxypeptidase/D-alanyl-D-alanine-endopeptidase — protein: MRLKRTVQRFIGLSLLGPIVASAAVFCANPSAQINTLIKHSLPEVHIGVAVMSADNGKIIYEHNAYQTFAPASNVKLLTAAAALYRLGPNYHYSTRLMLNKRHISGHTLNGDAYIIFSGDPTLTLEDVQHFIAELKRHNIDRIRGNIILDDSRFSRPDYAPGSSYEDHVWYYTAPISAILINQNALYFQIVPNKTLDKPAKVYTSPIGRAYTSQLPSHIKTVTFAQSMRYCSLVVNVSHDNTYQLTGCWPIDDKPKGLKLALRNPALFAERIIRKALVENHVQLTGSIKTGKAPKGLNVVSEKQSAKLKTLIITMMKDSNNIYAESLTKTLGAEEYGQGTFLLGTDEIENVLHDKTGINFQRASLRDGAGASRYDLLTPLQITRLLYVVNQDKALRKDFIESLPEAGTDGTLWRRMRSPDMKNSVEAKTGSMTGISTLSGYIKTINGQTLVFSIMVNGITGSVQAARDFQDELLSILRRD
- a CDS encoding Bcr/CflA family drug resistance efflux transporter; translated protein: MINKVKGAVPSILILVFMVSVGPFGDTEYTPSLPRIAHSLGVHYSLVQLTMTSYLLGYAISQLFYGPVSDRFGRKPIMLSGAMVFVIGSLVCLFSFSIWQLIAGRFVQAIGSCAGGVIASACIRDAYPESERGHVFAKVYGAFAIAPALGPIVGSFVDARFGWHANFLVLVILSLLLFISLIFFLPETNHHKDKNALNPILMLKHYGSLMLDPYYLPHLLIMGLAIGIVYDALIAAPNLVVDVLHMSSIAILIIAVGVLIGFVIGAACCNFLTGRFKENNLVLAGIVLMCVGSGILGIFALAGLMNKSLLITVIPVMIVFAGIAFVIPLSTADALLPFEHVTGAASAMMGFFQMGIASLSTGILSIIHKNAIFDMPVMFASQSVLALILFFIFFTLRPNKPRYTV
- a CDS encoding 50S ribosomal protein L25/general stress protein Ctc — its product is MSELVQLEAQTRDTHGKAQARRMRREDGRVPGVVYGAKKAPVSISLPHNKVVKALEHESFYSQVLDLKIDGNTEKVVLKDLQRHPYKSVILHMDFMRVDANSKLTMTVPLHFINEEAAVGVKQGGGVISHNLTEVEVICLPADLPEYIEVDMAAIGLDQTLHLSDIQLPKGVEIVALTHGDDHDYAVVGISAPRAQEEIPDGAPQAGETEVLGEKSGDGE
- a CDS encoding cytidylate kinase, producing the protein MDRQAPVITIDGPSGVGKGTTSLLLADKLAWHLLDSGALYRVVALAATKRGVSLDDEATLAVLAEHLDVQFKAKQGQSARIIFEGNDVTDQVRTEKQGNLASKVAKLPEVRKGLFARQKAFQSLPGLIAEGRDMGTTIFPDAALKIFLTASAEERANRRFGQLKDKGISVKLADLIAEIAERDERDRTRSVAPLIPAEDAVVIDTTCLNISDVLSRVIVEVRRCGLIA